ATTCTTTGCATTTTGCCCGCAAACTGCTTTGTTGAAGCTGGAATGGCAGCTACAGGTTCAGTTACCAAGGGTATCGCGTCGGCGGAGAGTACACCGTCGAGCGATCGTGATTTGGACTGGGCCGTGGTGCAAAAGGTGCAGATGGGGCACGTGGGGGCCTTTGACCAATTGGTTCAAAAGTACCGTGAACCGATCTTTTCGATCATCTATAATCTGACCGGGAACCGTGAAGATGCCTCGGATCTGACCCAGGATACCTTCATCAAGGCCTTTCAGGCGATTGCCCGTTTCAAGGGCAAGTCCTCCTTCTACACCTGGATCTACCGGATCGCGGTCAACACGACCATGACTTTTCTGAAAAAGAGCCGCCGCCGGCGCTTCATCAACTACGAGAATATCAACGAAGAGGTGTCCGGGAGCGAGATTGTGGAGCGGTTGACCGCCAAATCGCGCACAGAAAAAGGGGTTTTAATTCAAGAATTGCAGGAAAAATTGAACGATTCCCTTCAGAAATTGTCTCCTAAACATCGAACAGTTGTCGTTTTACATGAAATTGAGGGGCTCGGCCACGCCGAGATCGCGGAAATTACCAAGACTTCCGTGGGAACTGTTCGCTCCCGGTTGCACTACGCAAAACAGCAACTGCAAACGTACCTCCAAGATTATTTAGTATAAACGACAGGACTTTCTACTCCCTGATATGGCACGACTGAACGAAGACCCGAACCAGAAAGTGAGCCTCGAGGATCTCCTCAAACTAAAGCAGGCGGAACGCCCCAGTGAAGAATTCTGGGATCGTTTCGACCGT
Above is a window of Coraliomargarita parva DNA encoding:
- a CDS encoding RNA polymerase sigma factor — translated: MPANCFVEAGMAATGSVTKGIASAESTPSSDRDLDWAVVQKVQMGHVGAFDQLVQKYREPIFSIIYNLTGNREDASDLTQDTFIKAFQAIARFKGKSSFYTWIYRIAVNTTMTFLKKSRRRRFINYENINEEVSGSEIVERLTAKSRTEKGVLIQELQEKLNDSLQKLSPKHRTVVVLHEIEGLGHAEIAEITKTSVGTVRSRLHYAKQQLQTYLQDYLV